One segment of Aquimarina sp. BL5 DNA contains the following:
- a CDS encoding GIDE domain-containing protein, protein MHILNILKLDLGNGGFFFIFLFGVIIFLIFSRIYSKKNRILRKLKEYPFKKIQLCKENEYIKIKGKAFPINEPFISPIGKRKCLYYKIQVEEKRSNGKSSSWRTIIKEEKFQDFIIESQGDKAIVSTKIPKSAKTVYLNQDVEYTSGTWNDPPNFLDQYLKSHGKDSTGLFGFNKSIRYREGVIEIGEKITILGTGNWKESDQNLDRYSSKSLYISGDSENKLIITDDPKAQELKKK, encoded by the coding sequence ATGCATATACTTAACATTTTAAAACTTGATTTGGGAAACGGAGGTTTCTTTTTTATTTTCCTCTTTGGAGTTATTATATTTCTAATTTTTTCGCGAATTTACAGTAAGAAAAACAGAATACTCCGGAAATTAAAGGAGTATCCTTTCAAGAAAATTCAACTCTGCAAAGAAAATGAATATATAAAAATCAAAGGGAAAGCTTTTCCTATTAATGAACCTTTTATATCTCCTATCGGAAAAAGGAAATGCTTGTATTATAAAATACAGGTAGAAGAAAAAAGAAGCAACGGAAAAAGCAGCTCCTGGAGAACCATTATTAAAGAAGAGAAATTTCAGGACTTTATCATTGAAAGTCAGGGTGATAAAGCTATAGTCTCTACAAAAATTCCGAAAAGCGCTAAAACTGTTTATCTTAATCAAGACGTAGAATATACATCAGGAACCTGGAATGACCCCCCAAATTTTTTGGATCAATATTTAAAATCTCACGGTAAAGATAGTACTGGATTATTTGGTTTTAATAAAAGCATACGTTATCGAGAAGGAGTCATAGAAATAGGAGAAAAAATCACAATATTGGGTACAGGAAACTGGAAAGAGTCCGATCAAAATCTTGATCGATACTCTTCTAAAAGTTTATATATATCTGGTGATAGTGAAAACAAACTAATCATAACAGATGATCCTAAGGCACAAGAGTTAAAAAAGAAATAA
- a CDS encoding CBS domain-containing protein — MGIISFQGARSKVKKQDNTPIKVSDYMTRNLITFSPKQSVLEVMESLVKNKISGGPVVNEQNELLGIISEGDCIKQLNESRYYNMPIDDANVERFMVKNVETIDGNISIFDAANKFLETKRRRFPILEDGKLVGQISQKDVMKAALKMNSQNWRDK, encoded by the coding sequence ATGGGAATTATAAGTTTTCAGGGCGCTAGATCTAAGGTAAAAAAACAAGATAATACACCGATTAAAGTCTCGGATTATATGACCAGAAATTTGATTACTTTTTCTCCAAAACAGTCCGTTTTGGAAGTAATGGAGTCATTAGTAAAAAACAAAATTTCAGGTGGTCCGGTTGTCAATGAACAAAATGAATTGCTAGGTATTATTTCTGAAGGAGATTGTATCAAACAGTTAAATGAAAGTCGTTATTATAACATGCCTATTGATGATGCTAATGTAGAAAGGTTTATGGTAAAAAATGTGGAGACCATCGATGGAAACATTAGTATTTTTGATGCTGCAAATAAGTTTTTAGAAACTAAAAGAAGACGATTTCCAATTTTAGAAGATGGCAAGCTAGTAGGGCAGATTAGTCAAAAGGACGTAATGAAAGCAGCCCTAAAAATGAATAGCCAGAATTGGAGAGACAAGTAG